A window of the Gemmatirosa kalamazoonensis genome harbors these coding sequences:
- a CDS encoding zinc-dependent metalloprotease has translation MTNRVVPLLAIAAAVAACSHQAAKPAPTPTPTPGAARGGISQNPAPEGQPPAGDSTGAGGAGGGVAGRGGVPGQPRPYNRVITPGARTRRGMFAVHRVNDRLYFEIPTRELNKDMLVVGRYTRAAASNPTTGQGGGFGEYAGDQFSERTLRWERNGNRVILRSPSFAITADTAASVYRAVENSNYGPIIAVLNVEAYGPDSAAVVDVTRLFTTFVPEFAAIRGNTPQTIDPTRSYIERALAFPDNVEVEATQTGTPAAAGGPGGGGGGAGAGGAARSAQSVLAHWSIVRLPEQPMMPRRFDERVGFFSIRNVDFGTNEQRSARREYITKYRLECAGAPDAQGLCTPKKPIVYYVDPATPEWLKPWMRRAILDWQPAFEAAGFRDGIVAADPPANDPDWSPEDIRHTVIRWLPSTVENAVGPHVSDPRTGEILNGSTRIFHNVMNLAREWYFTQVSPLDPRAQRLPLPDSLVGKLMEFVVAHEIGHTLGLQHDQIGSSTYPADSVRSASWVHRMGHSPSIMDYSRFNYVAQPEDKIDVNDLGPKVGPYDKFAIMWGYKPIPGARTPDQERPTLESWARMQDTIPWYRFSANNEFGQFGTLNEAVGDADPVKSTALGFKNLKRVVGYVYDATVRPGEDNDELQEVYGRVVSQWATEAGHVATMIGGGTVQYKSGSQKGAVYERLSRERQAAAVRFLNENVFETPTWLIRPEIASRIEASGMIQRINGAQTRVLTAVLNDGRLNRLLEGEALNPTSAYKLANMLDDLRHGIWSEIYTGRPVIDAYRRELQNDFLTQIDRKINPPATPAAGGQGGGGGGFGQPQAPLADDAKSQLRGELVTLRNDIQRAIGSAGDRATTLHLQGMVHRIADILEPKK, from the coding sequence ATGACGAACCGAGTAGTCCCCCTGCTGGCGATCGCGGCCGCCGTCGCCGCGTGCTCGCACCAGGCAGCGAAGCCCGCCCCCACTCCCACGCCCACGCCGGGTGCGGCGCGCGGCGGCATCTCGCAGAATCCGGCCCCCGAGGGGCAGCCGCCCGCCGGCGACTCGACCGGCGCCGGCGGTGCCGGCGGTGGCGTCGCCGGACGCGGCGGCGTCCCCGGGCAGCCGCGCCCGTACAACCGCGTCATCACGCCCGGCGCGCGCACGCGGCGCGGCATGTTCGCCGTGCACCGCGTGAACGACCGGCTGTACTTCGAGATCCCGACGCGGGAGCTGAACAAGGACATGCTCGTCGTCGGCCGCTACACGCGCGCCGCGGCGTCGAACCCCACGACCGGCCAGGGCGGCGGCTTCGGCGAGTATGCCGGCGACCAGTTCAGCGAGCGCACGCTGCGCTGGGAGCGCAACGGCAACCGCGTCATCCTGCGCTCGCCGTCGTTCGCCATCACCGCGGACACCGCGGCGTCGGTGTATCGCGCGGTGGAGAACTCTAACTACGGGCCGATCATCGCGGTGCTGAACGTCGAGGCGTACGGCCCGGACAGCGCGGCCGTCGTCGACGTGACGCGGCTGTTCACGACGTTCGTGCCGGAGTTCGCGGCGATCCGCGGCAACACGCCGCAGACGATCGACCCGACGCGCTCGTACATCGAGCGCGCGCTCGCCTTCCCCGACAACGTGGAGGTCGAGGCGACGCAGACCGGTACGCCGGCGGCCGCCGGCGGCCCGGGCGGCGGGGGCGGGGGCGCGGGCGCCGGCGGCGCCGCGCGCAGCGCGCAGAGCGTGCTCGCGCACTGGTCGATCGTGCGGCTGCCGGAGCAGCCGATGATGCCGCGTCGGTTCGACGAGCGCGTCGGCTTCTTCTCCATCCGCAACGTGGACTTCGGCACGAACGAGCAGCGCTCGGCGCGCCGCGAGTACATCACGAAGTACCGTCTGGAGTGCGCCGGCGCGCCGGACGCGCAGGGGCTGTGCACGCCGAAGAAGCCGATCGTCTACTACGTCGACCCGGCGACGCCGGAGTGGCTCAAGCCGTGGATGCGCCGCGCGATCCTCGACTGGCAGCCGGCGTTCGAGGCGGCGGGCTTCCGCGACGGCATCGTCGCCGCGGACCCCCCGGCGAACGATCCCGACTGGTCGCCCGAGGACATCCGCCACACGGTGATCCGCTGGCTGCCGTCGACGGTGGAGAACGCGGTCGGTCCGCACGTCAGCGACCCGCGCACGGGCGAGATCCTGAACGGCTCGACGCGCATCTTCCACAACGTGATGAACCTCGCGCGCGAGTGGTACTTCACGCAGGTCTCACCGCTCGACCCGCGCGCGCAGCGGCTCCCGCTCCCCGACTCGCTCGTCGGCAAGCTGATGGAGTTCGTCGTCGCGCACGAGATCGGCCACACGTTGGGCCTCCAGCACGACCAGATCGGCTCCTCGACGTATCCGGCCGACAGCGTGCGCAGCGCGTCGTGGGTGCACCGCATGGGGCACTCGCCGTCGATCATGGACTACTCGCGCTTCAACTACGTCGCGCAGCCCGAGGACAAGATCGACGTGAACGACCTCGGCCCGAAGGTCGGCCCGTACGACAAGTTCGCGATCATGTGGGGCTACAAGCCGATCCCCGGCGCCCGTACGCCGGACCAGGAGCGGCCGACGCTCGAGTCGTGGGCGCGCATGCAGGACACGATCCCGTGGTATCGCTTCTCGGCCAACAACGAGTTCGGTCAGTTCGGCACGCTGAACGAGGCGGTGGGCGACGCCGACCCGGTGAAGTCCACGGCGTTAGGCTTCAAGAACCTCAAGCGCGTCGTGGGCTACGTGTACGACGCGACCGTCAGGCCGGGCGAGGACAACGACGAGCTGCAGGAGGTCTACGGGCGCGTCGTCAGCCAGTGGGCGACCGAGGCCGGCCACGTCGCGACGATGATCGGCGGCGGCACCGTGCAGTACAAGTCGGGCAGCCAGAAGGGCGCCGTGTACGAGCGCCTCTCGCGCGAGCGTCAGGCGGCGGCGGTGCGCTTCCTGAACGAGAACGTGTTCGAGACGCCGACGTGGCTCATCCGCCCCGAGATCGCGTCGCGCATCGAGGCGAGCGGCATGATCCAGCGCATCAACGGCGCGCAGACGCGCGTGCTCACGGCGGTGCTGAACGACGGGCGGCTCAACCGCCTGCTCGAGGGCGAGGCGCTGAACCCGACGAGCGCGTACAAGCTCGCGAACATGCTCGACGACCTGCGCCACGGCATCTGGTCGGAGATCTACACGGGCCGTCCGGTGATCGACGCGTACCGCCGCGAGCTGCAGAACGACTTCCTGACGCAGATCGACCGCAAGATCAACCCGCCGGCGACGCCCGCCGCGGGCGGTCAGGGCGGCGGTGGCGGCGGCTTCGGCCAGCCGCAGGCCCCGCTCGCCGACGACGCGAAGTCGCAGCTGCGCGGCGAGCTCGTGACGCTGCGCAACGACATCCAGCGCGCGATCGGCTCCGCCGGTGACCGCGCGACGACGCTGCACCTGCAGGGCATGGTGCACCGCATCGCGGACATCCTGGAGCCGAAGAAGTAA
- a CDS encoding S41 family peptidase produces MRFPRFGVLAATALVAACGSKDNGTTEPVTPTTGMSTTARAYLTEALDFEQDVFYWGDKINWTTMRADVMSKAANAQKPSDTYNAIQYSIDHYFRPLGDFHSGFWPPSEAPGRTDSPPNNPLYLVQGQMLGKVAYLYVPTFAGLNPKGRADTTLAMIKALDANKPCGWIIDLRTNPGGTWAAMFAGLNPLVGDGQFAGLVDNTNAKAYFYVQNGEAGIYDPSTRKNYPQVTASSTYTLNHPNPPVALLQGPWTASAGEIILLAFKGYPNATRSFGTNSSGDTTVPAGEYLPPDSAYLNITAAIMFDRTGKLYGNAITPDQVIPSDTTYNRSPGARDLSTTAALNWLATRPECGGTGSTQDLPALRANPDAFPQSTGPRTRPLNVSPYFLTNRAATTF; encoded by the coding sequence ATGCGATTCCCTCGTTTCGGGGTCCTCGCCGCGACGGCGCTCGTCGCGGCCTGCGGCTCGAAGGACAACGGCACCACCGAGCCGGTCACGCCGACGACCGGGATGTCGACGACGGCGCGCGCGTACCTCACGGAAGCGCTCGACTTCGAGCAGGACGTCTTCTACTGGGGCGACAAGATCAACTGGACGACGATGCGCGCCGACGTCATGTCGAAGGCGGCGAACGCGCAGAAGCCGTCGGACACGTACAACGCCATCCAGTACTCGATCGACCACTACTTCCGGCCGCTCGGCGACTTCCACAGCGGCTTCTGGCCGCCGAGCGAGGCACCCGGGCGCACCGACAGCCCGCCGAACAACCCGCTGTACCTCGTGCAGGGGCAGATGCTCGGCAAGGTCGCCTATCTGTACGTGCCGACGTTCGCCGGCCTGAACCCGAAGGGGCGCGCCGACACGACGCTCGCGATGATCAAGGCGCTCGACGCGAACAAGCCGTGCGGCTGGATCATCGACCTGCGCACGAACCCCGGCGGCACGTGGGCGGCGATGTTCGCCGGCCTGAACCCGCTCGTCGGCGACGGCCAGTTCGCGGGTCTCGTCGACAACACGAACGCGAAGGCGTACTTCTACGTCCAGAACGGCGAGGCCGGGATCTACGACCCGTCGACGCGGAAGAACTACCCGCAGGTCACCGCGTCGAGCACGTACACGCTCAATCATCCCAACCCGCCGGTCGCGCTGCTCCAGGGCCCGTGGACGGCGAGCGCGGGCGAGATCATCCTGCTCGCGTTCAAGGGCTATCCGAACGCGACGAGGTCGTTCGGCACGAACTCCTCGGGCGACACCACGGTGCCCGCGGGCGAGTACCTGCCGCCGGACAGCGCGTACCTGAACATCACCGCGGCGATCATGTTCGACCGCACCGGAAAGCTCTACGGCAACGCGATCACGCCGGACCAGGTCATCCCGTCCGACACGACGTACAACCGCTCCCCCGGCGCCAGGGACCTCTCCACGACGGCGGCGTTGAACTGGCTCGCCACGCGGCCGGAGTGCGGCGGCACCGGCTCGACGCAGGACCTGCCGGCGCTGCGCGCGAACCCGGACGCGTTCCCGCAGTCCACCGGCCCGCGCACGCGGCCGCTCAACGTGAGCCCGTACTTCCTCACGAACCGGGCGGCGACGACGTTCTGA
- a CDS encoding FUSC family protein has product MPTPRLATRTRDVLTSTLKLPTSRIATLATLLGGLRAGMATVLPILAAYATARPILIWAAMGGWLSTFADTGGAYRARARHLAAFAVGGAVSCFVGALAARAPLTSVVLVFVWAAGGALLRLFGDAATSVGSLLAVTFVASLGTATDVRGAAARAALLLAGCAWAMLLTLFVWPLRPWQPARRTIAACYDLLAGYARGMAAAIASAPNGGAPWHDLALREHAAIRTAIETARVTFGETRRTRVGSSRRGEDLVVLLESAELLFETLVAAADQVEATARAASDRRAGGTADAQPSDDRLVHALVDAVDAVGDALTSVADSIPVIGRWRASPPPTAHRADRAIVALWEAAETEHDPSSPRATAARNAAALLEHAVTLVDTGAEAAASLLSGGQAPAGTPRAPAQDLDADLRAAQPAPWTVLRANLTPDSLAMRHAMRVAVVAAVATWLGAVARLPHATWVTTTALIVLQPYAGLTQRRGLERLTWTLLGGLVSALLAAVVRDRLAIGAIMFPLAVASIAVRASHYGLFTFFLTPVFVLLAEPAAGDWSVALVRGLDTLLGGALALVASRVLWPSWEYRRLPSELGRMLDALRGFFRAVEWRAVGAESASQEQVAAARRAVGLASNNVDAAIQRFLGEPPGRVADVESLMTMLTFVRRMAGALTTIAVSGGGLRPTSAEHLVLARALDVALADLGDAVREERAPPPLPEPVARLAHRRADPTVPRDRRALRSTHELPAVGVGLERLARQVGVLHAAAARVYAG; this is encoded by the coding sequence GTGCCCACACCGCGACTCGCCACCCGCACGCGCGACGTGCTGACGTCGACGCTGAAGCTGCCGACTAGCCGCATCGCGACGCTCGCCACGCTGCTTGGCGGGCTCCGCGCGGGGATGGCGACCGTGCTCCCGATCCTCGCCGCGTACGCCACGGCGAGGCCGATCCTCATCTGGGCGGCGATGGGCGGGTGGCTCTCGACGTTCGCGGACACCGGCGGCGCGTACCGGGCGCGCGCGCGGCATCTCGCGGCCTTCGCCGTGGGCGGTGCGGTGTCGTGCTTCGTCGGCGCGCTCGCCGCCCGCGCGCCGCTCACGTCGGTGGTCCTCGTGTTCGTGTGGGCGGCGGGCGGCGCGCTGCTGCGACTGTTCGGCGACGCCGCGACGAGCGTGGGAAGCCTGCTCGCCGTGACGTTCGTCGCGTCGCTCGGCACCGCCACCGACGTGCGCGGCGCGGCGGCCCGCGCGGCGCTGCTCCTCGCCGGGTGCGCGTGGGCGATGCTGCTCACGCTGTTCGTGTGGCCGCTGCGCCCGTGGCAGCCCGCGCGCCGCACCATCGCCGCGTGCTACGACCTGCTCGCGGGCTACGCGCGCGGCATGGCGGCGGCGATCGCGTCGGCGCCTAACGGCGGCGCGCCGTGGCACGACCTCGCGCTCCGCGAGCACGCGGCCATCCGCACGGCGATCGAGACGGCCCGCGTGACGTTCGGCGAGACGCGGCGCACGCGCGTCGGGTCGAGCCGGCGCGGCGAGGACCTCGTCGTGCTGCTCGAGTCGGCGGAGCTGCTGTTCGAGACGCTCGTTGCCGCGGCGGACCAGGTGGAGGCGACCGCGCGCGCGGCGAGCGACCGGCGCGCCGGCGGCACGGCCGACGCGCAGCCGTCCGACGACCGCCTCGTGCACGCGCTCGTCGACGCGGTGGACGCGGTGGGCGACGCGCTCACGTCCGTCGCCGACTCCATCCCCGTGATCGGTCGGTGGCGCGCGTCGCCGCCGCCCACCGCGCACCGCGCCGACCGCGCGATCGTCGCGCTGTGGGAGGCCGCCGAGACGGAGCACGATCCGTCGTCGCCGCGCGCGACCGCAGCGCGCAACGCGGCCGCGCTGCTGGAGCACGCCGTCACGCTCGTCGACACCGGCGCGGAGGCGGCCGCGTCGCTCCTCAGCGGCGGACAGGCGCCGGCCGGCACACCGCGCGCGCCGGCGCAGGATCTCGACGCCGACCTGCGCGCCGCGCAGCCGGCCCCATGGACGGTCCTGCGCGCGAACCTCACGCCCGACTCGCTCGCGATGCGCCACGCGATGCGCGTCGCCGTCGTCGCGGCGGTGGCCACCTGGCTCGGGGCCGTGGCGCGCCTGCCGCACGCGACGTGGGTGACGACGACGGCGCTCATCGTGCTGCAGCCGTACGCGGGGCTCACGCAGCGGCGTGGCCTCGAGCGGCTCACGTGGACGCTGCTCGGCGGGCTCGTATCCGCGCTGCTCGCGGCCGTGGTGCGCGACCGGCTCGCGATCGGGGCGATCATGTTCCCACTCGCCGTGGCGAGCATCGCGGTGCGCGCATCGCACTACGGGCTGTTCACGTTCTTCCTCACGCCGGTATTCGTGCTGCTCGCCGAGCCGGCGGCGGGGGACTGGTCGGTGGCGCTCGTGCGCGGGCTCGACACGCTGTTAGGCGGCGCGCTCGCGCTCGTGGCGAGCCGCGTGCTGTGGCCGAGCTGGGAGTACCGCCGCCTGCCGTCGGAGCTCGGCCGGATGCTCGACGCGCTGCGCGGCTTCTTCCGCGCGGTGGAGTGGCGCGCCGTCGGCGCCGAGTCGGCGTCGCAGGAGCAGGTCGCGGCAGCGCGACGCGCCGTGGGGCTCGCGAGCAACAACGTCGACGCGGCGATCCAGCGGTTCCTCGGTGAGCCACCCGGACGCGTCGCCGACGTCGAGTCGCTGATGACGATGCTGACGTTCGTGCGGCGCATGGCCGGCGCGCTGACGACGATCGCGGTGAGCGGCGGCGGGCTGCGGCCCACGTCCGCGGAGCACCTGGTGCTCGCCCGCGCGCTCGACGTCGCGCTCGCGGACCTCGGCGACGCGGTGCGCGAGGAGCGCGCCCCGCCGCCGCTCCCCGAGCCGGTCGCGCGCCTCGCCCACCGCCGCGCGGACCCGACCGTGCCGCGCGACCGTCGCGCGCTGCGCAGCACGCACGAGCTGCCCGCCGTCGGCGTGGGGCTCGAGCGGCTCGCGCGCCAGGTGGGCGTGCTGCACGCGGCGGCGGCGCGCGTGTACGCGGGTTGA
- a CDS encoding methyl-accepting chemotaxis protein: MRLQLPIARVGLRARLSLGIGAVVAVVATHAVVVYVVVRLAPALLVPALLGGMAAVVGCGIALARAAVRRVVDPLASLADHARRLAYGDLGDPERDPERELPTFDGGDEIAALADALRDVVAYQREVAAAAERLARGDLSGGLEPRSPDDVVALRMNAVRDDVREVIDTTRAIAAAARAGRLAERAESWRAAGAYRMLLEELNATVDAVVAPVHRAVSTSAEDLDRLRGEVAAIARRLSDTSSRIGGESDALARHAVEQSTSLDGIATSLAALAAATARHSATAAEVRGLVEGACAVADDGAAGMARLTSTIAEVATAATATRKALKTIDAIAFQTNLLALNAAVEAARAGDAGRGFAVVAEEVRALAGRSAAAARETAALVDTAAGHATAAVALNGAVEARLAEIAEQVRRVGAVVAAGAGTGEAQAMRVRQVGAALEALRAGTSRCVAHADASAGAAAALDAESRALAALVTGSAPPPDPARKPTGFRKERRRSVWGDN; encoded by the coding sequence ATGCGGCTCCAGCTCCCCATCGCTCGCGTCGGTCTGCGCGCGCGGCTCTCGTTAGGCATCGGCGCCGTCGTCGCCGTCGTCGCAACGCACGCCGTCGTCGTGTACGTCGTCGTGCGCCTCGCCCCCGCGCTGCTCGTTCCGGCGCTGCTGGGCGGGATGGCCGCCGTCGTCGGGTGCGGGATCGCGCTCGCCCGCGCCGCCGTCCGGCGCGTCGTGGATCCGCTGGCGTCGCTCGCCGACCACGCGCGTCGCCTCGCGTACGGCGACCTCGGGGACCCGGAGCGCGACCCGGAGCGCGAGCTGCCGACGTTCGACGGCGGTGACGAGATCGCGGCGCTCGCCGACGCGCTGCGCGACGTCGTCGCGTATCAGCGCGAGGTGGCCGCCGCCGCGGAGCGGCTCGCGCGCGGCGACCTGTCGGGCGGGCTCGAGCCGCGGTCGCCCGACGACGTGGTGGCGCTACGCATGAACGCCGTGCGGGACGACGTGCGCGAGGTCATCGACACGACGCGCGCGATCGCCGCCGCGGCGCGCGCGGGACGGCTCGCCGAACGCGCCGAGTCGTGGCGCGCCGCGGGCGCGTACCGGATGCTGCTCGAGGAGCTGAACGCGACCGTGGACGCGGTCGTCGCTCCGGTCCATCGCGCGGTGAGCACGAGCGCCGAGGATCTCGACCGGCTGCGCGGCGAGGTCGCGGCGATCGCGCGGCGGCTGTCGGACACGTCGTCGCGCATCGGCGGCGAGAGCGACGCGCTCGCCCGCCACGCCGTCGAGCAGAGCACGTCGCTCGACGGGATCGCGACGAGCCTCGCCGCGCTCGCCGCCGCGACGGCGCGCCACTCGGCGACGGCGGCGGAGGTGCGTGGGCTCGTCGAGGGCGCGTGCGCGGTGGCCGACGACGGCGCGGCGGGCATGGCGCGCCTCACGAGCACGATCGCGGAGGTGGCGACGGCGGCGACGGCGACGCGGAAGGCGCTGAAGACGATCGACGCGATCGCGTTCCAGACGAACCTCCTCGCGCTGAACGCGGCGGTCGAGGCGGCGCGCGCCGGCGACGCCGGTCGCGGCTTCGCCGTCGTCGCGGAGGAGGTGCGCGCGCTGGCCGGGCGGTCGGCCGCGGCGGCGCGGGAGACGGCGGCGCTCGTCGACACCGCGGCCGGGCACGCGACCGCCGCCGTCGCGCTGAACGGCGCCGTCGAGGCGCGGCTGGCCGAGATCGCGGAGCAGGTGCGGCGCGTCGGGGCCGTCGTCGCCGCCGGCGCGGGAACGGGCGAGGCGCAGGCGATGCGCGTGCGGCAGGTCGGCGCCGCGCTGGAGGCGTTGCGCGCCGGCACGTCGCGGTGCGTCGCGCACGCGGACGCGTCGGCGGGCGCCGCGGCGGCGCTCGACGCGGAGAGCCGCGCGCTCGCGGCGCTCGTGACCGGCAGCGCGCCGCCGCCCGATCCGGCGCGGAAGCCGACCGGGTTCCGCAAGGAGCGGCGGCGGTCGGTGTGGGGCGACAACTGA
- a CDS encoding serine hydrolase domain-containing protein has product MRSLLAASLLALTVASSARAQDERKLVAFVDSVANAAVSAHKTPGVSVAIVRRGRTVLAKGYGYADLENDVPAAPNTVYRIGSITKQFTAAGIMRLMEQGKLSLDDTLQKFLPGFPTQGNRVTIRHLLNHTSGIKSYTNLGPKWARVMRIDLVPDSLVALFASEPFDFKPGDRWSYDNSGYFLLGMVIEKLSGKPYGQYVQDEFFTPLGLTGTVYCDQAPLIKHRAQGYAPKPGGQFVNAEPLSMTQPYAAGSLCSTVTDLAAWTLALSSGKVVSPASYRQMTTPGTLNDGKPLTYGFGLGVGTLRGHRQVSHNGGINGFISELHNYVDDSLVVVVLTNVMNLTAPELERVIARRALGVQDLPVVAIDAAGLARLTGEYALPNGRVRVFAENGQLRMQTGTQPPVALKHIGGDRFVREDNDDIEFAFTAGTPSPSVVRRANGDSLTIKRLP; this is encoded by the coding sequence ATGCGCAGTCTCCTCGCCGCCTCGCTGCTCGCTCTCACGGTCGCCTCGTCCGCGCGCGCCCAGGACGAGCGCAAGCTCGTCGCGTTCGTCGACTCCGTCGCGAACGCCGCCGTCTCCGCCCACAAGACGCCGGGCGTGTCGGTCGCGATCGTGCGGCGCGGACGCACCGTGCTGGCGAAGGGCTACGGCTACGCGGACCTCGAGAACGACGTGCCGGCCGCCCCGAACACGGTCTATCGCATCGGCTCCATCACGAAGCAGTTCACGGCCGCGGGGATCATGCGGCTCATGGAGCAGGGGAAGCTCTCGCTGGACGACACGCTGCAGAAGTTCCTGCCCGGGTTCCCGACGCAGGGGAATCGCGTCACCATCCGCCACCTCCTGAACCACACGTCGGGGATCAAGAGCTACACGAACCTCGGCCCGAAGTGGGCGCGGGTCATGCGCATCGACCTCGTGCCCGATTCGCTCGTCGCGCTGTTCGCGAGCGAGCCGTTCGACTTCAAGCCGGGCGATCGGTGGTCGTACGACAACTCCGGCTACTTCCTGCTCGGCATGGTCATCGAGAAGCTGAGCGGGAAGCCGTACGGGCAGTACGTGCAGGACGAGTTCTTCACGCCGTTAGGCCTGACGGGCACGGTGTACTGCGACCAGGCGCCGCTCATCAAGCACCGCGCGCAGGGATACGCCCCGAAGCCCGGCGGGCAGTTCGTGAACGCCGAGCCGCTCAGCATGACGCAGCCCTATGCGGCGGGGTCGCTCTGCTCCACGGTCACCGACCTCGCGGCGTGGACGCTCGCGCTCTCGTCGGGCAAGGTCGTGAGCCCGGCGTCGTATCGACAGATGACCACCCCGGGCACGCTGAACGACGGCAAGCCGCTCACGTACGGGTTCGGGCTCGGCGTCGGCACCCTGCGCGGCCATCGACAGGTGAGCCACAACGGCGGCATCAACGGCTTCATCTCCGAGCTGCACAACTACGTCGACGACTCGCTGGTCGTCGTGGTGCTGACGAACGTCATGAATCTCACGGCGCCCGAGCTGGAGCGCGTCATCGCGCGCCGCGCGCTCGGCGTGCAGGATCTGCCCGTCGTGGCGATCGACGCGGCGGGGCTGGCGCGCCTCACCGGCGAGTACGCGCTGCCGAACGGGCGCGTGAGGGTGTTCGCCGAGAACGGGCAGCTCCGCATGCAGACCGGGACGCAGCCGCCGGTCGCGCTGAAGCACATCGGCGGCGATCGCTTCGTGCGCGAGGACAACGACGACATCGAGTTCGCGTTCACCGCCGGTACGCCGTCGCCGAGCGTGGTGCGGCGCGCGAACGGCGATTCGCTCACGATCAAGCGACTGCCGTAG
- a CDS encoding M13 family metallopeptidase produces MRLLALAALVAVSEAAAQPPASIVPVPLKVVDPAFVDTTAKACTDFFQYANGAWLAKDTIPAAYSSSGVGRDMSDRNELVVRSVLEDVLARRATLAAETTPHKLATFYGTCMDSTAAERTGVSAVKPLLTAIDGIASRAGLVQQIAALQAQGVNVAFGFGPEVGRHDAAHYVAGVYQGGLGLPDRDYYFEKGAAGDSTRRAYVTYLARLLELAGTPAAESRRVAGRVLAFETSLAAASMTRVAQRDPAATDHLMPLGRLRALAPHVAWTDYFSAVGITSPVQQVNVGMPDFVKRVDSLVARAPLSDWRAYLRAHVLAETAPWLSAPFVDESFAFTSRFTGAKAQLPRWKRCLREADADLGEALGESYVAKTFSPEARARAKAVIDDIRAAFGERLKRLTWMSDSTRAQALDKLARMGEKVGYPERWRDYGKLDVQDGPFALNVLRAHSFEWQRTINRPGAPVDTTEWNMTVPTVNAYYDPSKNEMVFPAGALAPQTFDPAADDGANYGALGGSWAGHELTHGFDDEGRHFDAAGNQRDWWTPTDSLRFTQQAQRVVDQFDTYVQVDTFHVNGKLTLGENIADYGGVLTGFDALQRALARNGRPALMDGYTPEQRFFLGYAQSWREHTRPEAMRTRVTTDPHAPARWRVNGPLSNSEAFARAWGCKPGDPMVRPREVVPQIW; encoded by the coding sequence ATGCGTCTCCTCGCTCTCGCCGCCCTCGTCGCCGTCAGTGAGGCGGCCGCGCAGCCGCCCGCGTCGATCGTTCCCGTCCCGCTGAAGGTGGTCGATCCGGCGTTCGTCGACACCACGGCGAAGGCGTGCACGGACTTCTTCCAGTACGCGAACGGTGCGTGGCTGGCGAAGGACACCATCCCCGCCGCGTACTCGTCGTCGGGCGTCGGCCGCGACATGAGCGACCGCAACGAGCTCGTCGTGCGCTCGGTGCTCGAGGACGTGCTGGCGCGGCGCGCGACGCTCGCGGCGGAGACCACGCCGCACAAGCTCGCGACGTTCTACGGCACGTGCATGGACTCGACGGCCGCGGAGCGCACGGGCGTGTCGGCGGTGAAGCCGCTGCTCACGGCGATCGACGGCATCGCGTCGCGCGCGGGGCTCGTGCAGCAGATCGCGGCGCTGCAGGCGCAGGGCGTCAACGTCGCGTTCGGGTTCGGCCCCGAGGTCGGGCGGCACGACGCGGCCCACTACGTCGCCGGCGTCTACCAGGGCGGGCTCGGTCTCCCCGACCGCGACTACTACTTCGAGAAGGGCGCCGCCGGCGACTCCACGCGGCGCGCGTACGTCACGTACCTCGCGCGGCTGCTCGAGCTCGCGGGCACGCCGGCCGCCGAGTCGCGGCGCGTCGCGGGGCGCGTGCTCGCGTTCGAGACGTCGCTCGCCGCCGCGTCGATGACGCGCGTCGCGCAGCGCGACCCGGCGGCGACGGACCATCTCATGCCGTTAGGCCGCCTGCGCGCGCTCGCCCCGCACGTCGCGTGGACGGACTACTTCAGCGCGGTGGGGATCACGTCGCCGGTGCAGCAGGTGAACGTCGGCATGCCCGACTTCGTGAAGCGCGTCGACAGCCTCGTCGCGCGCGCGCCGCTGTCGGACTGGCGCGCGTACCTGCGCGCGCACGTGCTCGCCGAGACGGCGCCGTGGCTCAGCGCGCCGTTCGTCGACGAGAGCTTCGCGTTCACGTCGCGCTTCACGGGAGCGAAGGCACAGCTGCCCCGCTGGAAGCGCTGCCTGCGCGAGGCCGACGCGGACCTCGGCGAGGCGCTCGGCGAGAGCTACGTCGCGAAGACGTTCTCGCCCGAGGCGCGCGCGCGGGCGAAGGCGGTCATCGACGACATCCGCGCCGCGTTCGGCGAGCGGCTCAAGCGGCTCACGTGGATGTCGGACTCCACGCGCGCGCAGGCGCTCGACAAGCTCGCGCGGATGGGCGAGAAGGTCGGCTACCCGGAGCGGTGGCGCGACTACGGGAAGCTCGACGTGCAGGACGGGCCGTTCGCGCTGAACGTGCTGCGCGCGCACTCGTTCGAGTGGCAGCGCACGATCAACCGCCCCGGAGCGCCGGTGGACACGACGGAGTGGAACATGACCGTGCCCACCGTGAACGCGTACTACGACCCGTCGAAGAACGAGATGGTGTTCCCCGCCGGCGCGCTCGCGCCGCAGACGTTCGATCCCGCGGCCGACGACGGCGCGAACTACGGCGCGTTAGGCGGCAGCTGGGCCGGCCACGAGCTGACGCACGGCTTCGACGACGAGGGCCGCCACTTCGATGCCGCGGGCAACCAGCGCGATTGGTGGACGCCGACGGACTCGCTCCGCTTCACGCAGCAGGCGCAGCGCGTCGTCGACCAGTTCGACACGTACGTGCAGGTGGACACGTTCCACGTGAACGGCAAGCTGACGTTGGGCGAGAACATCGCCGACTACGGCGGCGTGCTCACCGGGTTCGACGCGCTGCAGCGCGCGCTCGCACGCAACGGGCGGCCGGCGCTCATGGACGGCTACACGCCCGAGCAGCGCTTCTTCCTCGGCTACGCGCAGAGCTGGCGCGAGCACACGCGGCCCGAGGCGATGCGCACGCGCGTGACGACGGACCCACACGCGCCGGCGCGCTGGCGCGTGAACGGCCCGCTGTCGAACAGCGAGGCGTTCGCGCGCGCGTGGGGGTGCAAGCCGGGCGATCCCATGGTCCGGCCGCGCGAGGTCGTGCCGCAGATCTGGTAA